From the genome of Abyssicoccus albus, one region includes:
- a CDS encoding DUF948 domain-containing protein has translation MWEIMLYAAALIAAIALLIICIVGAVVLLSVKKNLDHVANTLDGVQGQIQGITRESTDLLHKTNRLVEDVQGKSQKVNSVFDAVNGLGYSVQNLNHSVDRVTNSVTHNVSKNEDQISQVVQWSNVAMEIADKWQNRRNRNNHMNQFKSNNNQTKNDTAVNPEYTTVDDVNDVNSPDIDRIHKEINDKEK, from the coding sequence ATGTGGGAAATTATGTTATATGCGGCAGCATTAATTGCAGCCATTGCTTTATTAATTATTTGTATCGTTGGGGCAGTTGTATTATTATCAGTGAAGAAAAACTTAGATCATGTTGCGAATACGCTTGATGGTGTTCAAGGTCAAATACAAGGCATTACTCGTGAATCTACAGATTTACTTCATAAAACAAACCGTTTAGTAGAAGATGTTCAAGGTAAATCACAAAAAGTTAATTCAGTATTTGATGCTGTCAATGGATTAGGATATTCAGTACAAAACTTAAACCATTCAGTAGATCGAGTAACTAACTCAGTTACACATAACGTATCTAAAAATGAAGATCAGATCTCACAAGTTGTACAATGGTCAAACGTTGCAATGGAAATTGCCGATAAATGGCAAAACCGTCGTAACCGTAACAATCATATGAATCAATTCAAATCAAATAATAATCAAACGAAAAATGATACAGCAGTGAATCCTGAATATACAACTGTTGATGATGTGAATGACGTAAATTCACCAGATATTGATCGTATTCATAAAGAAATTAACGATAAAGAAAAATAA